The genomic region ATGGCAAGAATGCCAGATCCTCCTGAAGGCTCTAGAAACCGTTTCTTCCTACGAAGGGCACCAACTAtctgtagtttatttttatcaGCCAAATTCCAGGTTTAAAATGTTTCTActccaaaataaatgttattaacgTAGTAGTCAGATCCCTGCATTGCAGGGTAGAAAGTATCTTAGATCTTTGTTGCCAATACTCAATTTCCCCCTATTTATTTCTAGTGCAGGTTTCACAGCAAATCAAttttctaatttgcttttttcttacaTCTCTGAACAAAATTGAGGAGCACTCCTCTTTCAGCGTTTTGTTAATCACGTTGAAAATGTCCACCTAttcttgtttattcatttcattttaggaAAACGAAAAATTTTTCCTGGCTTCTCTCGCCATACATTTCCAAGGACATTACTCGTTCGTAGTGGCCAGTGTCAGCGGAAACGGTGCTCCATACACCACTGCCGACCCGACTCATTTTCGATAATAAACGTTTCCAGGGTAGTGAACATCATGCACACCTAGGCAAAGAACCAACTTTAGGACCGCCTTGGTCAGCTGCAGGCCAAATGAAAATAAGCTGCGGGAATGGGTCTGCGAAGCCAAGGACGTTATTTTTCGCTCTTAGGGGTTCTGTTTCATTGCCAGCTGGTAGGGTCCTCAACACCTTCCATTTGGGGTCTGGAGAGTCTGTGTGTCCCAGTCAGGAGAGGCAGGTTCTGTGCAAAACGCACTCCCCACCTCGTCCTTGAGGATCCACAACGTAGGGAGGACGCGCTGACCTCGCGCTCCGAGGCAGCGCTCACAGGCGCCAATTCAGAATCCagtcttcctctcccttcctcgcCCCGCTTCTTCCATCGCCGCAGTCACTCCCCGCGGAGTTTCGTTGCTTTGTCGCACAAGCCAACTTTTGGTTTGTTAGCTGTTCGCGTTTCCCGAGGGTTTGCAGCTCCCCGATCTGGCTCAGCTTTTCTTCCCATAGTTTCTTTGCAGCTAGCAGCTCCTCATTTCTCTTTTCgtcaattttcttcttcttatttttaagtaTGGTGTGGCAGATCTTTTTGCAAAACGGTGAGCATGTGTACGTGTGGAGTTTGGTACATGATGCATAAAGTGTGTTTGTAACCcgagctgctttttttttttttctcttcaaaagtaaatttaagaagaaaattaagagacTCAATTTGACTTTGATTTTGAACCACAGGACTCACGGCTCAGTGCTCTTAAAAACACAGTAAAAGCGCAGGTCCTAAGCAGAGCCAGGACTCATGCAGGAGGGAAAGCAGGCCTATTAAGGCCTGAGGCTAGGGCATCGTGAGGAAGATCCGGGATCCCGGCCCTGCGGCCCCTGCGGGCTGCTGCTGGTGGGTACCAGCGTTCGTTGTTAGGCCCAAGCCTGGCCGGGGCCCTCGGGGAGTGCCACCTGTGTTTTCTGTTCTCTGTTACTTCCCACAAGAACCGAAATGCGCACCCGTATGCCCAAGTTGGACTTAAATCAGCTTTTTAAGGTTTCTCCTGGAGACCTTGAAATGCATGGACCCCGGGAACATCCTGGCCTGTTGCTTGTTTTAACTCCCCGAAACCCACCAAAAATCAAAGCGACATAGGAGACCTGAAGTGGGGGCGACTGTAGCTCCAAGAGCAGCCCTGTCACCGAATCCCTGGGTGGTTAGCAGTCTGAAGTTTCAGGTGCTGAGTTCACGGCTCAGGTGGCCTGCAGCAAGGGAGTACTCACCAGTAACCCCCCTTGCCGCCAACCCCAGTCCCCAGAAGGACAGGCACCCCTTCGCGCCTCCTTTTTGACTCCCGATTTTGGCACAGAATttacctctctttctttccctgcctTGGGAAAAACTGGGCGAGGGCCCGAGGCCACTGGGGTACCCTCACATCCATCCTCTGACCTGGTAGGAGTCCAGCCCCAGGCGGAAGAGTTTTGCCCCAGGTTTCTGAGTGCGCCCTCAGCTAACAGGCTCCCGCGACCCTGGAAGCGACACTTTGTTGCACTCCGCGCCCAGAGCAAGTTGAAATACGGTGCCAAACCCAGCCAACTAAAAACGCAGAATCCGCGAGCTCTTTACCTCTGTGCGCTCAGCGCTCACTAGTAGCTGTCCCCGGGCCATGGAGAGGGCTAAGCTGCCTccttgggaggtgggagagacgtttcttttccttctgcaatCTCATCTTAGGGCCACCTCTCCCCAAGCCTAGCCTGCCGCTCGGGAACCCGCGAAGCCCAGCCGGGGGACGACAGGGGGCGACAAACTGTAAGGTTTTCCCTATGCCCGATCGTGCAGAAGGCTGCAGCGAGGACTGTGTGGTCCCAATCGCGCACAGCTGGCTGCGGGAAAGGGGCTGGGATTGAGACGAGGGCCCGCGGACTCCGCTACCCCAGAGAACCACCCCCTCTCATCGTGCGCAATCCCCAGACTCACTCCTCTACAGTCGCCCCCAGCCAAGGGCTGCCTTCACGGGGGCAGGGGCGGAGTTTTGTCCCGGACTGCGACTCCTCGCCAGTTTTCCAAGCTCGGCAGCAGAGGTGGGGTGGACGTTCCCCTGAAAGGGTAGTTGGGCTAACCAGCCCTCACGGTGTCACAACCGGctttatttcctcctctttgaGTGTGCTTATTGCCTCCTCACCTACTGGGGGGAAGAAGCGGCTTTAGTTGCTTTTCCGGATCACGAGTATGCAAGGGATTGAGGCAGGGATGTGGCGTTCCTTTATCTCAGAGACTCCAAGGTCTGGAAATCAACCTTTCTTGGTATCTCGCGCCCGACGAAGGTCTAGATCAGAGGCTAGCAGATTCCGCAATGGAGAGCACTGGGCAGGGTGCGTCCCCACTACCCGCACCCCCGGAGTCCTGGGCATACTGTGCAAGCTTAGTCCTCTCTTAGCTGCCTTCCCATAACTCCTGGCTTTGGCGTGCCCACTTTAATCCAAACCATTCCCTTTCCCCGTTCCTTACTCCAAACCTACGCTGTCATGGACAGGCCTGATCTTCTACATAGGTTCCTCTGCTCCCACTCTCGCATCCTCCTGCCAGTGCGCTGACCCTCAAACCTCCTCCAGGTCTCCAGGACTTCCCAGAGACAGAGACTGTACTGTGTTCACGCCGCTGGAGAGGAAGAGTTCACTTCTTTTAAACCTGATTTCTCTTTTTCCGGAGGTAATTCTTGCCTGTGGCCCCACCGCGTGCTCTCTCTAGAGAGCCTGAGTCAGTCTCTCTTAACAGATACATTTAGACGGGTGGATTAGGAGCCAGGGATGCTCTCTGGCCCCGCAGTGGAGGGAAAGGGGTCGGGGCCTCCGCAGCCATGGCTCCCCAGGCTGGGCTGATAGGGTCCATGTGCTCCTCAGCCACTGTCACCGCGCTGGCGCCATATTCAACTCTGGGTGGCTAAAGAGAGCTAGACCCTTGGGGTGGgcgggagggaggggaagagggttCTCCCCTCCAGGGGAGAGCTGGGAGTCTCAGAAATCTCTGCTGTTCGTCCTCTCTCCCCTATGCCCTCTTCCTGATCTAGCACATTCGGCCCAATGCCTTTGGTGCTTACTGGGCTCAACCTCAGAACTCTCAGGTCCTGACCCCCTCAAATCAGTTCAGGTTCAAAACCACGAGTTTTCTCCTCCTGGGCCTCACTGCATGGCTACCGGATACGGTTAGCTGCGCAGGTTGGGGAGTTCAGAACTGCTCTGGTGCAGGGTAGAAACAGAGAAATTGTTGATACTCAATTTCAGGGGCAAATAATTCAGGACTGCGCAAAACCTCATTTAAATGAAGGGGAAATGACCATTTTGTGGTTTAACCGAGACTTCCTGAAGCTGCAGATGCTGGGAGAAAGACGAGACCAGGCCACCCGGGATAGAGTGGTGCTGGATTCCACCGCCAAGGAGAAAGGAACTTGTCCTTCAGGCCTAGAGCTGGAGCTATGCATTTGGCCTCCCCTCGGTCGCGCTTGGGGACCGGAGGGCGCCGGATCTATGCGCCTAGTAGCAGCAGGCCGGAATCCTTTTGCCTCCTGCCCCTTCTGTCGCCTCTTGGAGAGGAATGAGTTCTGGTGGCTGGGCCTGGCTGTAGGAGACAGGATTTGGACCGTGCCCCTCTGGCATCACCGAAATCACCCCCACTATTCCTACAGTGGTCGGCTATTAAACGTTGTGAGGATTTCCTGAGAGAAGGATTGAGGACCTGGCCAAGAACAGGACACGCAGGAATCAGTTCCGCCTTGTGTCTTCCTGCCAGGAGCCCTGCACCGCGCTGGACGCTCACCTTGACACTCCCAGCCAGCTGGGGTATTGATCCCACTCTTCCCCGGCCGCTGCCCAGGGAGTGGGGAGGTAGAGACAGCCACACCCTAAACACCTTGCCACGATAAACTTTTATTCTCTATCTTATTATTAATGGTGgcggaaataaaaataaaaccaaaacgaAAACGAGTACTAGTACTAGCACACTAATCAATTTGAGATGACTTCCCCATCATTCCCAAAGCcagaggagggaaggggctgCAAGGGGCTCAGAGTAGTGCAAGGTCCCAGGCccaaatggtgtgtgtgtgtgtgtgtgtgtgtgtgtgtaagagggGTGGGTTGGAAGGGGTGGAGGagggccgaggcgggaggatagaAGGAGGGGGTAGAGTTTCAGGGCTGGGAGGGGGACGCTGGGGAGCAGTGACGGGAACCAATGAGCTGCCAACTCGCGCGTCTTCGGCGTGACTGCCGAGATTGACGTGGAGGACACGTCAAATTGATTCCCGCACGCTGCAGCCTCCCGGTCAGACGAATTTCTCCCAATCGGATGAAGTTCACCCTGGGCCTGGGGTCGCGGGCGTGGAGAGTGTCCTGGGAGGgggcagcagcggcggcggcaggCCCTGGAGCGGGCGGCAGCGCGCTCGGCGGCCGCTCACAGCGCGTCTCCAGCCCGCGGCTGGGCCGCCGCGGCTCTCGGCTCTCGCGCGCCCTCCCTCTATGCCTCtcccgcggcggcggcggcgcccaAGCTCTCCCGGACTGCGCCGGGCCCAGCCCCGGCCACCCCGGCCACCCCGGCGCCAGGCAGCTGACCGGCCCGCGCGCTATGGGTAAGGGGCGGGCGACAGGCAGGGCGCGGGCGGGCTGATGAGGTGGGTCGGGTCCGTGTGCCTCCGTTCCCTCTAGTCCGCTTTCCCTGGGCGACCCAGTCCTGGGTCCTGGAGGAGCTACATTCTCCTCTGGTCCCCAGGAGGGGACAGTTCAGCAAGTCTGGGAAGGGCGTGTTCCAAGTAGACGCGCTAAAAGTTGCGAAAGGGCACGGAGGGCTACAATGCGCGACGCTCCACTCCGCGGCTCCTCTGTGCCCTTGCCCACTCCAAGCCGGACCCAGGCGGTTTGCCCTTGGACTCCGAGCTGTCTGGGGACCCACAGGTCACCCTTTGGAAGTGCGCCTGGGTGCAGTCCCTCGCTCCGCGTGGGGACCCTGGGCTAACCCGCCCGGTGTTTTCTTCCCTGCCTGCTCACTGTTGTCTGGCGCATCCGCAGAGCAGACGTATGGCGAGGTGAACCAGCTGGGCGGTGTGTTCGTCAACGGCCGCCCCCTGCCCAACGCCATCCGCTTGCGCATTGTGGAGCTGGCGCAGCTGGGCATCAGACCCTGTGACATCAGTAGGCAGCTCCGCGTATCCCACGGCTGCGTGAGCAAGATCCTGGCGCGCTACAACGAGACCGGCTCCATTCTGCCCGGGGCCATCGGGGGCAGCAAGCCCCGCGTCACCACTCCCAACGTGGTCAAGCACATCCGGGACTACAAGCAGGGAGACCCTGGCATCTTTGCCTGGGAGATCCGCGACCGGCTGCTGGCCGACGGCGTCTGTGACAAGTACAATGTGCCCTCGGTGAGCTCCATCAGCCGCATCCTGCGCAACAAGATCGGCAGCCTGGCGCAGCCCGGACCGTACGAGGCAAGTAAGCAGCCGCCGTCGCAGCCTACGCTGCCCTACAACCACATCTACCAGTACCCCTACCCCAGTCCCGTGTCGCCCACCGGCGCCAAGATGGGCAGCCACCCCGGGGTCCCGGGCACGGCGGGCCACGTCAGCATCCCGCGCTCATGGCCCTCGGCACACTCGGTCAGCAACATCCTGGGCATCCGGACGTTTATGGAGCAAACAGGTCAGTCGTGGCGGCCTTCGTAGCCTTCTATTAAGGGGCAGAACCTGGGGCGGGCAGGCTTGCAGGAGAGGACTCACACTCGCTCTCCTCCCGGGACAGGTTCTGGCTCAGGGGAGAGCTCCACACTggccagggaggctgggggtCCTGGGCCTTTCGTCAGAGACCTCGGACATCTTGAACTTTTTATgacaaatatggaaaatatttcccaaatggAAGAGCAATCGCCAACCACAAATTTGGAGGCCTGAAATTGCGCTTTTTCATTCTTGCAAAAAGTATGCAAACCCCTATTGCCAAATCTAAGGGGGGAAAAACGCTCAGGCAATTTTGAGACGCTTTCTTTAGCTCTCAGAATCCGTCACAATTTCCCAAGGGTTCTGGCCCCCCACTCCCAGGCCCAGTGGCTCTTCTGAGTTAAAGGAAAAGGGATCTTGTGGTCGGTTGAGTGGCCTACCTCTCTAAGGCCCTGTGGCCTTGCAGGTCCTGGAGTTTGGGGTGATGGCTGCTGGGGCTGCAGCCACCTTCACAAGGATTTGTCGTTTATCTGCAATTAAAGCTCAACAAACTGTTGGTCAAATGGGTGACGAGGAAGATGGGGAAGGCAGGGAAGTTTGGGGCAACTTTGATGCCTGAGGGGGAAAGAATCTGGCCAGAATCAGTCTGGATTTCTTTGCCCTGTCCCTGGCTGCCAGCAGCTGGCCAGGGGATGGCACACTCTTAGGAGAGCAGACTCAGGAGGAGGGTAAGAAGCAAAATTCAAGGTAGCCTAGGAGGAAAGAGTGGTGGCTGGAAAGAAACTGTGAGTGCTCAGCTCCAGCAGTAGCAGCGCCTCTGTGGCCCTGCGCTCCCTTTGTGTCTCCCAGTGGCTCTAACCCAGTCTGAGGCTAAAGCTTCCCATGGAATGTCAGTGGGCAGGTGGTCGGGAGGTGACCCCACCAAGCCTGCATGCAGATCTGGAGCTTTCCCTTGGTTCCTGGCACACACAAGGGCCCGGGGAGCAGCTGTCTGCTTCTATCTGACCCGCGGGGACCACAATGTTGATACTTCTTTTGGGAAACCCTGGGTGTTTCTGGAGGCAGTTCTGGTAGAATCATCTCCCTGCCCTCCAGATGATTGTGCAGATGTTGAGAAATCAATACAATTTTCTTGAGGTTGCTGTAGATTTGAACTGGGAAGTTCCTGGGAGCTGTGTCTAGACAATGGAGCAGCCGCTTTGGCTGAGTCTGCCCAGGCTTTGACTCAGCAGCAGCCTGGCGTTCGTGGGAAGCGGGCTAAAGGCTAGGAGGACCGGTCAGCAGGCCTGGCTGCCTTTCCTCTGCCCCACCCGGAGTGGTGAACATCCCAGTCCCTGTCGCCCTCTGTCTACTGGTGGAGTGTCAGGCCACCTACAAATTTTGTGGGAACCCTGGCCCTGCCTTCAGATACAAGCTGGGTGGTTGGCCACACATGTGCCCAGGGCAGATTCAGAGGCACCTTCTAATCTGTCCTCTGTCCCCTGCAGGGGCCCTGGCTGGGAGCGAAGGCACCACTTACTCTCCCAAGATGGAAGACTGGGCCGGTGTGAACCGCACGGCCTTCCCCGCCACCCCCGCAGTGAATGGGCTGGAGAAACCTGCCTTAGAGGCAGACATTAAATACACTCAGGTAACCAGGAGGCCCGTGCGGGAGGTGACCTTAAGTAGGGAAGCAGAAGGTTTGGGGAagtggggaaaaagagagagaaagaaaagacaaaatttccAGGCAGAGAGATGGTTGTATCTGGAGGTCAGCCAGCAAGCATCCTTTTTGTCCTTTCCTCAAGCGTACTAGTTTGGGGGAGTCTGACTTTCGAGGGGTTGACTTGCCTTTGCCAAGATACCTTAGCTAAAAAAGCAGGAACTCCAGATCACAGGTCCACAGTCAAGGACCTTCTTTCTCTAAATCCCGATATGAACACTATAACCCCTTCAAATCATTATTTGTAACAGTTTGAGTGAATTCTTAGAAATCACTTTGCCAAGGAGTCCTTACTAGGAAATTTAGAGGCCAGGCCTCTCATGGGGCTGATGGATGGGGACAGGGCGTGGGGGAGGGATAATGGGTGAGAACCCCCGTCTCAGTGATGGCGTGGGCTAGAGAAGGCAGGATTTTCTGCTGCTGACGGTCCCCCTCTATCCCCACAGTCGGCCTCTACCCTCTCTGCCGTGGGCGGCTTCCTCCCCGCCTGCGCCTACCCGGCCTCCAACCAGCACGGCGTGTACAGCGCCCCGGGAGGCGGCTACCTCGCCCCAGGCCCGCCGTGGCCGCCGGCGCAAGGCCCTCCGCTGGCGCCCCCCGGGGCCGGCGTAGCTGTGCACGGCGGGGAACTCGCGGCAGCAATGACCTTCAAGCATCCCAACCGAGAAGGTGAGGAGCGCAGGGAGGGGGTCGGGTGGATACTGGAAGGGTTAGGAAAGGTACTGGGGAGGGGCTGTGAGCCTGGGAAAAGGGAGAGCGGGTGGGGAAGAGGTGGGTCCTGGGCATAAACCCTTCCTCTGGGTTAACCGTTATGCCTGTAGCTTCTTGGAGCAGATTCGTTCTGACAGGTGTCCCTATAAAGGTACTCGAGGTTGAGAGAGACTGGCCCCAAGACTGTCCCCTCCACTTatgaggggagaggagaaagggggtCCTTCTGGCACACAGGACACGTGGGTTTGGATCCGGTTCTGGCGCCTTCGACCAAATtcctgcttctttctgggtttctgtttctccatccAGGGACACGTCTAGCAGGCACCCTCCAGGCTCACCTTTCTGTAGACCTGCCCTAGCACCTGAGCCCTTTAGGTGGGGCTGGACTTGCTAGTGGCACCTGACCTCCATCCCAGGACCCTTCCCATCTCTGCCCCACTGCCCATCTGTTGTTCCCaggttccttaaagaaaaaaaaagagcctttggattctttttcttaaatacacACTGTGGGAAAGTAGAGGCCATGTGAATCATTGTCCTTTACTCCAGGTTCAGGAGCTTcctgtggttgttgttgttggtggtggtggtgggtggcgGGTGAGGGGgggtttctctctttctgtggaAAATGTGCCTGGTAGTCTTGCCTCcttttctgcttcctcctcctcttcctcgtcCATAAGTCCGCTTCCTGAAAAGTCAAGGAAGAGATTTTAGGTATTTCACTGACAGTCAGCAGTGTGAGGGGCATCTTCTCACACTGCccggaaggggtccagtttttcCTTTAACTTGGGAAAAGCTCACCAGCCCTTGAGTCTCATGCTCTTTGTCGTTAAAAGGAATGGCTTGATTTGCTAATTTCAAACTTGCCAGTGCTTAGGTTCTGAGCACCAGAAATTTGCAACTTCAACCAACCTCGGAAAGGAAAGGGTCACCCCAGGGCCTCCCAGCCCCAGCAGAGAAAGGGACAAGGCACAAACCTGGGGGACAGCGTGGTGTTCTCAGATTATAAAAGGATTTTTACTAGCTGCTTTGCCTCCACCTGTCCAGGTCTGGAAGCCAGGTGGATGTAGTGGTAGGTGGCAGTGGGCAGGCAGGGGACAGGAGGGCCATCCTCCTTGGTGCTGTCCAGGCAAAAAGTGCTATTTCCAAGTAGTCTTGATAAGATAGGAGGGCATGccctggggagtgggggtgggggtgggggcaggaagaaaataaagatgccaTCCACAACAGTGAAACGAAGggagaaaaatacttttctatttccACCTTTCCTAGAGCACAGACATCCTGGGATATTAGGATAATGTTCACTTGCTTAGTTACAGACAGATCCAAGTaaggaaaatttataaaaattgggATTTAGAGCTCTTTTAAACTTTAGGTTTAATTTAAATGGAATACTATCACTTGCTCATTTATACAAAAATCCAAGTGAAGGAAATGTTAAAAGTTGAGAGTGAGAATGCCTTTAAGCTTTACATTTAAGGATAGCTAAGGGGTCGCTGATGAGCACTTCACTCATCCTCAGCCTCCAATCAACCTGTTTTCTCAACAACTGAAGTTATCTGCCAAAATCgaaatcaaaatgaaatgtaCCACATTACACAAGTTGCTTAAATAAGCAGGttcttttgaatttaaaaagtataaccaCAGATTTGAAATGTTTCCCTGGGTTCATCTTACGGAGAAGGAAGACTTAGAAAAAAGACCCACAGTCTTCAGAGGAATGCATTTGTTTTCCAATAGAGCCACTTTGCCCTGGAGGCATTTTAAGCTCCACATTAGACACAAATTATAAAGTGCAGATAATAACCCAAAGGTAGCACACACAGTTCCTAATTCTAAACTACTTCTCATTTAATTTGAGGTGGAAGTCGTGGGGAAGCTGATTTTAACATTTAGCCTCACTGGTGATTGATTTTCTTTAGAAGACACTTTCCTTTTCAGAAATACAGAGCCATTGAATGGTGCTGGCATTTAAGTCCCTTTTACCATTATATTGGCTTGCTATTATGTAATATCCTACCTGTTTTCAAAAACTGCAGCAATAATTTGTTACTCTAGTTATtaagttaatttaattttgtgGTCCTCCAAGTTCTTTAAAGGTTCTAATAAAAGATAATCGGATAACTCGGGGACACCATTAGTAATGATTTCTCAAGCTGGCATGCAATTGTTTGTGTTCGAACAGGAATGTAGAAATAATCATTCATTATCTATCTATATTCATAGCCTGAGAATTACATACATACTTGCGTTATGGACTTTTACTCCTTACTGGTAGAACAGCGGACTTCAAAGATCTATTTCCTCAACACAACTAGTctttgaaaagacagaaaaataataaaaatcactgccttttattttctgaccagttcttaagaaattaatattttcaaagaaacctGTCCCACAGGACAATTTACTATCACCAATTGTTCAATTCATAAGAATAGTGAGAATAGcatttactgaatttcttttcagTAAGATAAAATTCTTCTGTATAATGAAAAgcaatttaatataataaatgctcagtaaaagCAAATACCTTTGATCAcctaacacatacacacaacacacacatacagtgcAATATATATCAACATGTCCTCCAAATTAGTGCAAATGAACAGCTTAACACTTACCCTAAGTGAAACTTAatcaaatatcaaaatgaaaatttagcaataaattagatattaattgattaattgtgttatttaattaatactataattaatttttttcttttttcttttaaggtagTGAATCTGGGTTTCCTATTGTGTAGGcaaaaagtataatttacattccccaTCCCCTGAAAGGAAACTTTAATTTTTGGGAATTGAGAAGAATAGGAAAAGTTTCGCTTAATCTTCACTTGGAGAGGCTGACATTCTAGGAATCTCCAACCACATCCAAATGCTTTTTCACAGCCAGGGGACGACCATCTCCCCTTCCCCACTCTTAGGTGGCAGACACCACCAGATGTTCCCTCAAGACAGCTGGTATTTACAGGGTGTATCCAGAGACCCTAGAAACCTTAGGGTTTTAAGTCCCTCCCTGTGGGGCTCTGGAATGACTCAAGATTTGGAAATCAAATCTATAAGATATTGCATACTCACAAAGAAAATGTATTGCTTATATTTGTTAAAGATAACTTGCAGCTTTGCTCTAGTTA from Macaca thibetana thibetana isolate TM-01 chromosome 10, ASM2454274v1, whole genome shotgun sequence harbors:
- the PAX1 gene encoding paired box protein Pax-1 isoform X1 translates to MKFTLGLGSRAWRVSWEGAAAAAAGPGAGGSALGGRSQRVSSPRLGRRGSRLSRALPLCLSRGGGGAQALPDCAGPSPGHPGHPGARQLTGPRAMEQTYGEVNQLGGVFVNGRPLPNAIRLRIVELAQLGIRPCDISRQLRVSHGCVSKILARYNETGSILPGAIGGSKPRVTTPNVVKHIRDYKQGDPGIFAWEIRDRLLADGVCDKYNVPSVSSISRILRNKIGSLAQPGPYEASKQPPSQPTLPYNHIYQYPYPSPVSPTGAKMGSHPGVPGTAGHVSIPRSWPSAHSVSNILGIRTFMEQTGALAGSEGTTYSPKMEDWAGVNRTAFPATPAVNGLEKPALEADIKYTQSASTLSAVGGFLPACAYPASNQHGVYSAPGGGYLAPGPPWPPAQGPPLAPPGAGVAVHGGELAAAMTFKHPNREGSLPAPAARPRTPSVAYTDCPSRPRPPRGSSPRTRAWRERQADPGAQVCAAAPASCAGRTGGHAAEAEEASAGPRGARPASPQAQPCLCPDLPHFLYWPGFLGFS
- the PAX1 gene encoding paired box protein Pax-1 isoform X2, whose product is MKFTLGLGSRAWRVSWEGAAAAAAGPGAGGSALGGRSQRVSSPRLGRRGSRLSRALPLCLSRGGGGAQALPDCAGPSPGHPGHPGARQLTGPRAMEQTYGEVNQLGGVFVNGRPLPNAIRLRIVELAQLGIRPCDISRQLRVSHGCVSKILARYNETGSILPGAIGGSKPRVTTPNVVKHIRDYKQGDPGIFAWEIRDRLLADGVCDKYNVPSVSSISRILRNKIGSLAQPGPYEASKQPPSQPTLPYNHIYQYPYPSPVSPTGAKMGSHPGVPGTAGHVSIPRSWPSAHSVSNILGIRTFMEQTGALAGSEGTTYSPKMEDWAGVNRTAFPATPAVNGLEKPALEADIKYTQSASTLSAVGGFLPACAYPASNQHGVYSAPGGGYLAPGPPWPPAQGPPLAPPGAGVAVHGGELAAAMTFKHPNREVADRKPPSPGSKAPDALSSLHGLPIPASTS